The genomic DNA CTGATTCTCGCGGAAGATGGGTACGTGAGAGGAGTACAGGGTGGGGTGGTCTCCCCTGGCCTTTCCTTGGTGTCGGAAGACAATGCCTTCTCCACCGCTCCAGACGTCAGCAGACAGACGCAAAGCCAACATCAAGTCGAGACATCTTCGGTGTCCCCGTCAGGTAACAATAGCGCATTGTATTGACAGAATTTATAACGCTTGACTTTTACCTCAGTCATTCACGACACGATGTGATTTGTACTCTCGGGACAGAAATCCCAACAAGGAGTCGCATTTATTGATTCacagattattttatttcacGTTTATAAAATAACCCTTAATTTTTGTATTCAAAATTGGTTGTCTTTCAGACTCTGCGGATACTTACCTATTTTTAGTGACTGATTGATTGGCCTAGCATTTATTCCTGTAATTTTTTACAAAGGTATAACGTTAGCAAGTTACATAGCAGTTATACTGATATCAGTGAGTTCTGATGTAAACAAGGTTAAAAACAAAGCTTgcctattttatttttgatttgagAATTTCCCCATCCAAGTCTATACGCAGGATGGTCACGTTCACATGTTAAATTATAAATGAAATGGTAAAAACTGATGTGGAGGAGCAGGTCTCAATGTGCCATGTGCGCCTCTTATCTTCATACTGTCATAATGGGATTATGGTATAGTTATTAGAGGTATTACAGATTATCGTGGATTACCCTCTTGGCCTTTGTAGTTATGAATGACATTCTTCTGCTGACTGTACGTAAATCATACCCTTTACCGCCACATGCACTACAAGTAatacatttgagaaaaaaaagacatactcATATgctcacacgtgcacacacacacagacacacacacaaacagactggaTAATCTTTGTAATACAATTTTTGTGTTATCTGAAGTTGAATTGGTTACTGCAATCAGACACCTGCTATAATATCAGTCCTTACTACAGTTCATAACTGATCCTTTTGATATCAACCGACACAGCATATACACATGTGAAACATGTTTAAAGCAAGACCGGGGACTGTTAAATACTGTATGTGAACTGATGCGTTACAGAGTAATAATGGGGATGTCTGTCTGGTGCACAGACTTTTGCAGTCACACTGACCGTATAGTTCCGAGATCACGTGACCGCTAGTTTGGGCTACTGCACTCATGTCTGTACGCATACAGGCCACATTGCCTCTCTGGCTTATCTGGTCCGGAGACAGTTGGCACTTTGATCTATTTTTAAGGCTCCCTGTTGGTGCTGTGGATCTCTGCTCTCATTACTTTTTCATGGTGAAGAAAAGGTTACAGCTAGATTTAATCCAACCATGAATCCTGCTTTGAAATTAATATAAGCACGTAGGACTCTCAATATCTTCAAGTCTTGTCCAACAAATATCACCGTGTCCTCAGCAAAtgtgtcagaatgtgtgtgtgctcttttaATGTATCTCACCTTTaagattctttcttttttttttttttggtcttgtcaAAACATGTGTGGCGTTTCTTCATGAGCAGAAAGTGAGTCCTTAACTTAGTCCTCAGGCTTCTTACTGTGATGGTGTCTGTCAATACAACTGCTTACGTTTAAAGTGCCAGACAAGATACCAGCCTCatctcctgtgttttcagagtCACCTCTGATGCTGAGGGTGCATGTGAAGGATGCGTCTAGCCAGCGACATTTGGGTGGAGCGACCTTGGAGGTGTTTGTGAATGGTTCACACATGCATTCCTCCCTCACTCAGGAGGATGGTGAGGTTCTCCTCACTATTCCTTACAAACTGGGAATGACCCTTACCCTGGTGGCCAGCAAAGAGGGCTACGTTCTCACTCAGCTACCCTGGACGACCGCCAAGATACCCAGTGAGTAGTAGTATCCAACCTCCCTCCGCATTAACATATAGCTGTTAGATATCGATTTGAGTGAATGTCGATGAAAAGCCCTTAAATCAGGTTTAATTGTACATGCATTGCATTTTTGCTGAAATCACTGTGCTGTAGTAAGATAATTGGCTATGATCCTCTCCTCCACGTTCTTGTTGCTTGGTTCTTTTATTAATTAAATTCAAAGCAATTGATCTTTGAATCTGCTGAGCGTTGGCTGAATGTCACTCAATGCAACACCAGCCCACTCCACACAAAGAGAGTAGAAGAAAGGTTTCTCTTGGAGTAATTCTGACTTTACCCTACTAATGTTACAAAGGTGTCCTTGAATAACCTTGAGACTGACTTAGAGTACAAAGTGAGCTTTtgaaataggttttttttttttagaagtgaTCTTTCCATGGTGTCCTCACTGGTATTATATTTCAGTTCCAAGCTTTAAAAATGGATTGagaattgatttattttactgtcgttcttttctctttttttctagtATTTTCTTCTGTTACTCTATCCTTGATTCCTCAAACCCAAGGCAATATCTGGCTGTTTGAAGATACTGTGCtaataacacagaaaacaccGGGTATGTTAACGCTTCAGATTGACTGCTCTTTCCTCCCCAAAACCACAAACCAACCATCGCTTGTCTAATCAATACATTCATTTACTTTGATCACTTGACATCAGGTAGTGTTAAATCCTGACTCTAGGAAGAGCTGCTCGTGAAGGTTGTAGTGTTGATACCTTTCAAAATTCTGAAAGGCCTTGCAGTATAAGGGGAAAGGCCTGTAGGTGGTGCTGCTGTGCACAGGACCAGGGTCCAGTTAGTTTCAACATGTAACTGTGCAGTTATGACTTGTTCTCCTTTTCTCAGACTCAACCattataaagaaaagaaaacatccgCAGTTGTCTCAGAACAGCGACCGAGGGCAGAATGTGACTAAACCCTTTTCCACACTGAGTGACGATAACTATTTCACATAATTCTGCCATGTGTCACTGATACACAAAGTTTGCCTGGCAGGCCATTTCCTGTCCGCAAACCAATCTCAAATGGTCCACCAATCAGTGTTGTGATATAgaacatatattttattattaacatCCTAAAATGCAGGAAAGCCTAAAGTGTTTTAAGTAGCatacacatttaacacagtCCTCAAACAACATTATAAACCTGCTGATGAAAAGACCTGCTGATCTACTACTATTACCATGTAATTACAGCTACTGGCCCCAGACCCACCATTATTTTCCATTGTCCTGTTGCATCATTTTAGATCCATCATCTCAGCCCAGTGTACAGTTTCCCAAGAGCCTACTCAGACTCCCAGAGAACACTAACATCTCCATGGTGACTGCATACTTGACAATTCCAACCCCACCCCAAGACAAAGACTGCCACTTCTGCACCGTGGGGATCCTCAGCAACAAATCAGGTAAATTCAGTAGAGAGTGATGAGCGTGAAAGATGTTGTGGTTGTATTTAACATAACACTTGGCCACATCTATCCTGAATGTCATGTTTAATTGCTCCCAAATTGATGTCATCTAATAAGAGTACAAAGGCACAGGACATTTCTATAGTCCACATCCTTTTATGTGTGAAGTAATTTATGAGGGGGACAAGACTGATTTAGAGAAGTCACTGAACTGACTGTAACTCAATCCTTTCGGTTCCTCAGGTTTATAGTGTCTTCAGAAAGTATTCAGACCCTTTCGTTTCTTGCAAACTTTTATGGTGTTATACACTTGGTTTCAGAATtacatcaaaatcaaaatcaaaatcaaaattgtTTTGCCATCAGTCTACACACAGTTCCCCAACATGGCAAAGTGAAAGTGCATTTTTTAGAATTTTGCCAATGtatcaaaaataaaaagctgaaaTCTCTCATTTACATAAGTGATCAGACCTTTTACTAGAACACTTCAAATTAAGCTCAGTTGCATCCTATGCTTATGATCACCCTTACAATGTCTCTAGAGTTTTGTTGTAGTCCACCTACAATGGGCTAAATTGGCTAAATCGAATTTAGCCAATTATAAGCCAAATCACTGTGGCTAAACCACTTGATTGGACATTATTTAGTAAGGCAGATAGCTGTCTATGTAAAGTCCCAAAGTTCAGTGCATGGCAGAGCAAAGACTAAGCCATGAAGACCAAGAAACTCTCCATAGAGCTCCAAGATAGGATTGTGTCAATAGATCTGGTAAAGGGTATCAAGAAATTACCAAAGCATCGAAGGTTCCTAGGAGTACACTGGCATCTATCATTGTCCAATGGAAGAAGGTTGGGACCACACAGAATGTTAATGGCCTGGCCACCTGGCCAAATTCAGTGTTGGGCCAAGAAGGGCATCggccacaaaaaaaatgttgagcaAGTGAAGGAGTCTGGAGGCACTGTCAATCAGTGTGTAGCTAGTTGTCTTAAAACTTTGCATGACTTGTTATTACTCTAACCAAAGGCACCTGTAAATGTTTAACAGGAATCACATTTTGCTTTGGGTCTCGACCACATCAAGTTTTTGGAATTCTCAGTAActctccatcacccccccccctgccccccacccaattttaataattgttttcactgttttgtacAGGATACAGGAGTGTTCATTTGAACCCTGTGGCAATGCTTAGTGCCCAACTGTTGTCCAGTGGGAAGGAGATAAAAGTCAACGGACCGGTCCAGTTCACAGTCCCCCTGTCATATCCAACGAACCTCCGAGCAACTGATTCCGTACCTGCGTGGGCCTTCGATATGAAAGCAGGTGGGCAAAGGacgttctggaacattctctaATAGAGGGAGTGACCCACAGTTTAATAGCCTCAGTTGTGAGCTGCAGTTTTTGAGAACGTTTTTCCTTTTACTTCTCAGGTGCTTGGATGAAAAAGGGCATTGGGACTATTAAGATGGAGGGAGGTCACCTCGTCTGGACGTATCTGGCACCTCATCTTGGTGACTGGATAGCTGCACCACTACCCTCTTCCAGTGGTAAGACTGGCTACACAATGCAAGAcatcttctgtgtgtctgacattgGCCCTGATTTGGAGATGCATCTCCTTAGTCAAAGGTTTATGCATAAGTCTGTacactttgcatttttttagGCATTGCATCAAACACAGCAGCACCTTTGACtactgttgtttctgtttgactggGGTCTACCCATTAAccagatttctgtttttgaaaatctAGGTTATATGGGACATGCAACCTCTATGGATTTCATCTCATATCATACATACCTTCTTGTTGGCATCTTAGGCGGAGCTCTTGTGATTATTATTGGATTTTTATCTGTGCTTTTATGTCACTGCAGGTAAGACATTGCTTTTATCCACATGGAAATTCCCCTATGGCAAAAATGTAGcctaaaaacaatgaaatactgATGTATTTCATGATTATCAATTGATTTTTTATATTTCGTGGTCAGTTCTGTTTATATGGTATTCATATTCTGTTTATATGATGACCAGTGCGTTCCGTAACAGACCAAGTTCTCTTACAGATCAAAGGAGATAGCAGTTCACAGAGTCACTGATTAGAATATGCTGGaacttctgtgtgtttcttttacaGAGACTTGAATCATgagtcagagaggaagaaacGGGGTGCTTCCAAACTGACGGTTCTTAAAAAAGACCAGACTACATCAACCAGCTCAGACGAAGCACATGAAGCGTTGTACCACCCTGGCGACAGGTCTTACTCACTTGCTAGCCGAAACGCTGGCCATCGAGATGTCTCTGCCTCCCCTCGGCACCAGGCAAACTACAATATCTACGTGGAGGATGTCAGTCGTCCTGTGGCCaacatttatgaaaacattGGTAGTGTTGGCTCAGAATCGCACAGGGCTCCTCTACCCAGTCTTTATGTCAACAGTGAGGAGGTTGCAAGGCTTAGGGAGAGGTCAGAACAGAATGCCTCTCGTCAGGGAGCCAATGAGAATGTGGTCTTCCGAGACAAGTTGTTTCACATCTATAACCAACCTGTGGCCATTGTACAGGCTTCAGATGTCTTCAGTGCCCAGGGACAAGTTGACCCCACTGGGTGCAGATCAGCCACCTTTCCCCGAAATGGCACGGAGCACGGACCACAGACGGAACGCAACTACAAGGATagtttcactcaaacactgccTAAAGGCACCCAGCAGGACAGTGATGAGCAACCAGCTCTGGATAGCACTCAGAATGCTACTGCCAATCCAGGGATCTGGGGCCGTTACAGCCACTTATTGGAGTCCGTGTCAGTACCAGGCACTCTAAATGAGGCTGCAGGGATGGGTCCATTTCATGGGGAAATTCAAGGGGTCTCAGAGCAAACCCTGTTGGAGCTTTCTAAGGCCAAGCCTTCACCCCATCCCCCAAGGGCATGGTTCGTCTCTTTGGATGGCAAGCCTGTTGCACAGGTACGCCACTCTGTTATCGAACTCCAGGGTCGGCATCGACCAGGCAGCAGCAACGACACCAGCCTGGACTCTGGAGTGGATATGAACGAGCTCCAGCAGCCGCTCCGTAAAGGTGAGCACGAGGGTCCCTCTGGCGGAAGCTTGCCCAAAGCAAGTGGGGGCCTTGCCCATGAGGAGCAGGATCTGAGCAGCAGTGAAATTGGAAGTCCCGAAGATGCAACCCTGAGGAGCACCCTAGAAGGTAGCAGTGCTGCCATCCCTAATATTCCGGAGGATAAGGACGCAGGGGACACGTCCAGTGAGTCAAGGTCAACCCCTCCACCACGCCGGCCGCGGAAGTTACGGGACAAGAGGCCCGAGAGGAAGACAACTCGCCATGTTCGGGAAGAGAGGCCTCAGATGAAACGTTAACGTGAgcattaatgtgtgtgaaagtgaggaTATACAACTGTTTTTGGTGTCTCAGAAAGATGTCTGGTTTTGATCAACCTGCCTTACCGTAATTGCCATTAAGAAAGGTACCTTAATTGATACAAGAAAAACCTTTCATATCTTTGTATGCTAGCTCTCTTAAAGTGGAAGTCTGTTTGGACGTCAGCATTGAAAATTCTGTTACGGTTCCAGCATCCAGTGATTTGCCAATGGTCCTTTTTTTTACGTATAATGTTCACACAAATATCTTCACTCTAAAGATGTACAGTTCTCGATGAAAATCAGATGTTTACACAGAAGAGAACACTAAACAATTATGAATATTCAAATCcagcttttgttttgcttgtttttgctgTAAACATCAAGCCAAAATTTAAAAGCTTATATTCACAAAGCTCTTTTGATACTTATGAGTAGCGCACTATTTAGATGGCTATTTTTAtggctttatttattatttattgtatGATATTTCTTAAAAACCATACACCTTAACTTGGAATgtcagtttgttcttttttttggtcagatcGGGCTAAGAGTGAAAATTCACGCAAAACACACCATGCCTGCTGGAGTGTTAACAAAATGGATTGTATTCGAAAAGCTTAAAAACTTTTGTGGTTTGTTTAGGTTAAGGTTGAAAGGCTAGCACTGTCATATTTTGTATCCCTTTTGTTGCTTAGTTAAGCAGCAGTTACTTTCTTGAACACGAGACGTAGCCTCACGTGCACACgtgcacaataaacatttgaCAGCTCTTATGGACTACACAAATCTTCTAGGTCAAACTTATTATTTGAGTGTACAAAACTTACATTAAGTCTTTTCATTTCGAGTTTGCATGCATAAATTGTGAAGCTTTTTTCATAGGATGTAGTCATTCACAAAGTGTGAGAATATAGCTGCACATATAAGTGTTCTGGCTCAggttagttttttgttttgttgttgttcgttCATTTAATTTACCAAGGCCTCAACAACACTTTTGATGCTGTATTTACAAAGCAAGCTACAGTGGCCTTTGTCCATGCTCATCAGAATGTTTGTTGCGCTAaagtgtatgttttttgtttgtttgtttgtctgtttgtttatttgtgaaaaaataATTTACCAAAGTGAGCTCATAAAATATCAATTCACTTattaaatgtgatgttttacaTTAAGTGTAGctctcatatttattcatgatTAGGAAAGGAAAGATGGTTATTAAGTAGCAACATGGACTGGATGACAAAATAAAACGGATTTTAATTTCTGCATAAACACTGAGAAATTGCCAATGCATGACTGAGAAGTTAAATGGGTATTCATGTCAGAAGTGGTGTCGGCTGAATGTATTTCAGTGTTCGtattgtgtttcattttatttcattgtaatATAGCCTACTTCACAGAATACTAAGTATATCATTCTGAAAAGCTCAGAGGAAAATGGGTCTTTGTTTCATGAATGCTTCAGAGGACAGCTTGTTATCTGCCTTTTTGTGCTCATCAATAAAGTTATGAAGTGATATCTCTTTGCTCTCTGGAgtgaaattaaatatattaatgatAAGAAGTGGAAAAAGTTGCACATTAAAGCTGTATAAAGCTGTGTCACTGtgaacgtaaaaaaaaaaatcaaggtttCAATTTTCCAGATttaaacgaacaaacaaacaaacaaaaatagtaCAACAGTACATACATTTACAAAGGGTACACTGAATTTACAATGTAGAAATCATGCAGACAGATAACAATAGCAAAATGGATCTAACGATGGCTTCGGAAGCAAACTACAACGAATGCGctattattttttccctctgtgtgtggtgttgataACAATCCCCATCATCAACAGATCGAGATTCTGTGTGTGCCCGCTGCCCACACTAGGCCTCACCTCTCTGGGCTTCACTTTCCTCAGTGGCCTTACCCTGTGTGGAGCTGCAACCACCCTTGGAAGAGCATTGGTGTCGGGACTGTTTAACCCCACAATCAGGCCCTGCTGGGTTCCCCCAGCAATGCTGGAGATTTCAACCAGGTTCTCCCCTATACAGTCAGTGATACGTTTTGACGACATGTTCCCACTGGCCTTGACTGCACCCTCTCCTTTCATAGACGCCAAGGTTGTTGTCACCTGGCCCATGGATGGACATCTTTGAATGGATTCGGCTGTTCTAAATCGGTTGACAAACTTTTTTGAATCGCTGGTTCCATGAGATACTTTTAACTGCAGGCTGTTGATGCAGAGATCCCTGGTGTTGGCCACTGATGGTTCCAAAGGGGGAGGAATCAGGTTGCCAGGCAGAGACATCTTTGACCTCACCATACATGGCGGGTTATCCCCTTGAACTATACGTTCTTGCAGGCCAGTTCCAGGAATGAATAAGTCTTGTTGCTTCTGAGTGGCCGACCTGATCCGAGGGTTAGTTGGTGGAGCCTGAGTGTTTGCTGTCTTGCTCTCCGTGGCTTTCCACTTGAGGGGGTTGTAGAAGACATGACAGTCCAGTGGACAGAAATTGAACCGGTGCAGCCATTTGTCGATGCAGTCTTTGTGGAACTAGAGGGCAACGAAAAGATTGatttatttgtaaatgtaaatctcagtgattgcgcacacacactgtgaacagtgagcagtgaatttgtcctctgcatttaacccatccaacacaccggtaagtgaacacacacaccaggcacaggagcagtgggcagcattccttgcggccggggggcattggggttaagtgccttgcccaagggtaCACAGCCGTGGATAtcagtcctgggaatcgaatCGGCAACCCTTCAGTCataagcctggttctctaacctctagaccacggctgcccaaaaGGTCAATTTgcgttggccgggaatcgaacccgggtcaactgcttggaaggcagctatgctaaccactataccaccaacaCTCTGGATCTTGAGACCAATGTTATTAGAATCAAAACTCATCTTTGTTGGTCACTGGGCCTTTGTTACAGCTTAGGATAGGCAGGAGGTTCTGTGAGGTTGCACAACTCTGACAGATTCTAACCAAGAACGATCATCTAATTATTTTGTGAAGACCTACACTTTAGAAAGTTCTATTACATCATACATAAAGACTTGGCATAAGACTGGATCACGTCAAACCAAAACTCAAGGGTAAATATCAGCTTTCAGACATTACCTTGTGGTGACAGGGGAGGTGCCTAATGTATTGGCCCACAGAAAAGCATTTTAGGCACATCCTACACTGCTGTCCTGGCTCCAGATGCTTCGAGCCCTGCCGAACCTTCACCGTTGGCAAACTCTCCAAAACGTGCCGAGGGACCGTGTCACACTTCATTAACACACTTGTGAACAGTGAAACCATTAGAAGACACAGTTATGGATTATCCAAAAGAGATCGTGACGAGAAATTTCAGGATGACTCATACTTGTAATTATTCTTAGTTATCAGAACAAGAGAGAGTCTGTAGAAGAATAAATTACTTTAGAAACACGGGCATAGAAATACATGCTATTACAAGTATAACAAAAGCAAGTATAACAGAGGAGTTCGAGGGAGGGGGGATATGAGACTTGCCTGCTATCTGCTGACTGATGGTCTGAACATTGTGATCTGTTATTAGGTATGTCATCCACACAATGCCCAACAGCTACCCATGGTTTAGCTCTGTTCTGAATGAGGCAATTAAATTAATGAGGATGAAATCCAAACAAAATTCATAGAAGCATTTGCCCTCAGGTCTGGCATGAGACCTCATTCAAACTTCACATACCCAGAGTAGTGTTTATTtgaagacaaaagcaaaaaaagtgttaaaCAAATACCgagagtgtatatatatgcatggaCTCACACATTACGCTCTTGGAGTTAATTTGATGCTTGTGATTTTACTGTCCAAgcacaataaaatgaaatggtcTTACGAAAATACTTTCTCTTTGCATACTGCAATCATCAGCTGACTCTAGTAAATCTCCTCACCGTTCGTACAACAAAACTATGCTGAGGATGACAGTCTCTCTTGG from Chanos chanos chromosome 8, fChaCha1.1, whole genome shotgun sequence includes the following:
- the fam171b gene encoding protein FAM171B, whose amino-acid sequence is MPGFTAYLLLAVLLILAEDGYVRGVQGGVVSPGLSLVSEDNAFSTAPDVSRQTQSQHQVETSSVSPSESPLMLRVHVKDASSQRHLGGATLEVFVNGSHMHSSLTQEDGEVLLTIPYKLGMTLTLVASKEGYVLTQLPWTTAKIPIFSSVTLSLIPQTQGNIWLFEDTVLITQKTPDPSSQPSVQFPKSLLRLPENTNISMVTAYLTIPTPPQDKDCHFCTVGILSNKSGYRSVHLNPVAMLSAQLLSSGKEIKVNGPVQFTVPLSYPTNLRATDSVPAWAFDMKAGAWMKKGIGTIKMEGGHLVWTYLAPHLGDWIAAPLPSSSGYMGHATSMDFISYHTYLLVGILGGALVIIIGFLSVLLCHCRDLNHESERKKRGASKLTVLKKDQTTSTSSDEAHEALYHPGDRSYSLASRNAGHRDVSASPRHQANYNIYVEDVSRPVANIYENIGSVGSESHRAPLPSLYVNSEEVARLRERSEQNASRQGANENVVFRDKLFHIYNQPVAIVQASDVFSAQGQVDPTGCRSATFPRNGTEHGPQTERNYKDSFTQTLPKGTQQDSDEQPALDSTQNATANPGIWGRYSHLLESVSVPGTLNEAAGMGPFHGEIQGVSEQTLLELSKAKPSPHPPRAWFVSLDGKPVAQVRHSVIELQGRHRPGSSNDTSLDSGVDMNELQQPLRKGEHEGPSGGSLPKASGGLAHEEQDLSSSEIGSPEDATLRSTLEGSSAAIPNIPEDKDAGDTSSESRSTPPPRRPRKLRDKRPERKTTRHVREERPQMKR
- the zswim2 gene encoding E3 ubiquitin-protein ligase ZSWIM2, whose translation is MHRKPGWRNTVSDSVCWHQEQALNTNIFILKEFGPIGFLLKEDGEARNFKVFMGEPHTCTCSTFQKEKEPCKHICWVLLRKFRVPRDHEYCYQVGLGERQILEILQGFHKPAAPQPKSKSPPDSLTQSSDEEEWSIHQKDIGEDDVCPICQEELLSKRLPVTYCRFGCGNSVHISCMRILANHQIRADSEAMVKCPLCREDFIAKSLLLEQVRNASKLYTVSERERPDKHLGITCNSCRACPITGKCFKCTACSYYHLCEDCTKRDCHPQHSFVVRTCDTVPRHVLESLPTVKVRQGSKHLEPGQQCRMCLKCFSVGQYIRHLPCHHKFHKDCIDKWLHRFNFCPLDCHVFYNPLKWKATESKTANTQAPPTNPRIRSATQKQQDLFIPGTGLQERIVQGDNPPCMVRSKMSLPGNLIPPPLEPSVANTRDLCINSLQLKVSHGTSDSKKFVNRFRTAESIQRCPSMGQVTTTLASMKGEGAVKASGNMSSKRITDCIGENLVEISSIAGGTQQGLIVGLNSPDTNALPRVVAAPHRVRPLRKVKPREVRPSVGSGHTQNLDLLMMGIVINTTHRGKK